One Halichondria panicea chromosome 6, odHalPani1.1, whole genome shotgun sequence genomic window carries:
- the LOC135337810 gene encoding dnaJ homolog subfamily C member 13-like: protein MTRPERKCREYIVSKMNKEFFLKQKEDPDTLWRLPDNFEVVYSQVQGEIMVGGVFLRIFISQPTWVLRKPKEFLISLLDKFGLLSQSAHPDGEILETVTEACVYLFTAQPSLADQISS, encoded by the exons ATGACGAGGCCAGAGAGAAAGTGTCGGGAGTATATAGTGTCTAAAATGAACAAGGA GTTCTTCCTCAAGCAGAAGGAAGACCCCGACACTCTGTGGAGGTTGCCCGATAATTTTGAGGTGGTCTATTCACAGGTACAAGGGGAGATCATGGTGGGCGGAGTCTTCTTAAGGATATTTATATCGCAGCCTACTTGG GTTCTGAGGAAACCAAAGGAGTTTTTGATATCACTACTCGACAAGTTTGGGCTGCTCTCACAGTCTGCTCATCCTGAT GGAGAGATCCTGGAGACAGTGACAGAGGCTTGTGTTTATCTCTTTACTGCCCAACCATCACTAGCGGACCAGATAAGCTCCTAG